The genomic stretch CAGCTCCCTCCTCTTGTCCCTCGTCCTCGCCGCGCCCTGGCTCGGCGCCTGCGCGGGCCAGGAGTGCGACCTCAACTCGGACTGCCCGAACCCCGGCTACTGCGCGTTCGGGCGGTGCGAGCGCGACTGCGCGGCGGACTTCGACTGCGCCGACGGGCTGGTCTGCTCGGAGATCGGGCAGTGCGTGAGCCCGAACGGGGTGGACGCGGCGACGCCTCCCCACGACTCGGGCGTGGCCCGGGACTCCGGGCCGGTCCGAGACTCCGGCCTGCGCGACTCCGGGGTCGCCATGGACTCGGGGCTGCGCGACTCGGGGCTGCGCGACTCGGGTCTCGCGAGCGACTCGGGGCTGCGCGACGCGGGGATCGGGAGCGACTCCGGGATCACGAGCGACGCAGGGCCGCCGACGGGACCGGTCGCGCGCGGCACGTATCGGTACGGCGCGCTGCCCATCGGCGGCGGCGAGGGGATCCGCGTCGCGTTCCATCCCGACGGAAGCTACGCGGTGATCCTCGAGCGCTACGACGTGATCCACGTCTACGACTGGGCGACGCGCACGACCCAGACCGTGAGCCTCGACCCGCCCGGCTCGCCGCACGTCTACTTCCACGACGTGACCTTCGATCCGTCGGGCGCCTTCGCCTACGTGGTCGGCGCGATCTCGGACGCGGGCGCCGAGACCGGTGTGCTCTTCCGCCTGGACGACGCGATGGCGCGCGGCGGGATGGCGAGCGCGGCGTTCACGCAGTCGAGCGAGACCCGCGCGGGCGAGCGCTTCGCGGCGCTCGAGTACCCGCTGCCGCCGCGCACGGGTCCACCCGTCTTGCTGTCGACGACGACCCGCTCCCCCTACATCGCGCGGCTGCGCGAGCTGGACACGGCGACCGACACGTTCATGGGGCTGGTCACCGCGAGCCCGCGCAGCGCGGGGTGCATGGACCTCGCGTTCGCGGAGAACGAGTTCGGCGGCTGGGGCATCGTCGTCGTCTGCGGGATCAACGGCGGCGACGCGCCCTACTACACGGAGATCGGCAGCCCGCCCTACAGCTGGCGCCCCGGCCCGAGCGCGACCCTCGGCAACGTCTACCGCGCCGCCTCACACCCGAGCGGCGACTACGCGCTGGCCATCGGCGCCTCCGGCCGCGGCAACCTCCACCGCTTCGAGGCCGGCGCGTGGCGAGCGGGCTCGAGCTCGCCGTCGATCAGCCGCGGCCTCTGGGGCGTCACGTTCCAGGAGGGCGGCCAGCGCGCGATCGCCTACGGGCAGGCCGGCGGCACCCCGCTCACCGCGCCCGTGGTCGAGTACCGCCACGACCTCTGGTCGAGCGCGGAGCTGACCGACGTGTCGATCCCCGGCTTCGACGCCGCGCCCTACCTCGGCGACTCGAGCACCAACCTCAACGACGCCGCCTTCCGCCCCGGCTGCGACGGCGGCCTGCTCGTCGGCGGCAAGAGCGACTGGCGCGGCACCCGCGGCCTGGTCATCGAGTTCCGCATCGAAGGCCTGCGCTCCTGCGGCGGGACGCTCTGAGTGGACCGGTCGGAGGATACCGACGACTGGGCGGGCGGCTTCTACGAGCTCGCAGTCGACGTGGGCGACAGCAACCCAGCGCGACTGGAAGACGCTCTGCGTGCGTTGCGCGAATGCGCCGGAATGACCCCGTCGCAGCCCGTCACCGCGTCTGCCATCGGCCGTCACATCCGGGGCGTGACATCTCTCCCGGACGGACAGCGCATCGTCTGCGGCACCTGGTCGGTCCAGCTCCCGGAGCGTGACCGCGCGAGCTTCTACCTCCCGCTCGGAGCGCTCGCCAGGATCGATCCGCGCGTCGGCGGGTACCCCTTCGAGCCGGACGCGACCGGATCCCTCACCTGGCGACGGCCCCTCGACGCGTGGTTGAGACAGCTCGCAGAGCGAGTCTTCGCGGTCGTCCCGTTCGTCCGAGGCGCGATCGGCTTCGAGGCCGACGACGCGCTCGAGGCGGGCGTCTCGGACGATCGATGGTGCAGCCTCTTGATCCCCGAGGACGGCGCGCTCTCGTTCCGTGCCGCCACGCGCTGAGCGGGGCGCGGCGTCAGGCGAGGAGCTCGCTCAGGGGGCCGGGGGCGCGGCGGCTGGGGCCCTCGGAGCCGAACTCGTTCAGGTCCATGCCCGCGAGGTGGCCGAGGGTGTTCCAGAGGTTCGAGAGCTGGCGGTGGTTGTCGGACGAGAGGCCCGGGTAGACGAGGGTGCGACCGCCGGTGGAGAGGCCGAGGGCCCGGCCGCCGATGAGCACGATGGGGAACTCGCTCGCGGTGGAGTGGTGCTGCTCGCCGTTGTCGCCGAGGTAGACGATGAGGGTGTGGTCGAGCATGGAGCCGTCGGCGCCGGTCTCGGGGGTCGCGGCCAGCTCGCTCGCCATGGCCGCGATCGCCTCGAGCTGGAGGCGGGCCACCTCGTGCACGTTGGCGCGCAGGCCCGCGTCGCTCGCGGAGCCGTGCTGCATGTCGTGCCGCGCGACGGAGGCGTTCACCGTCGGGTAGAGCAGGCTGAAGGCGCCTCCCGTGCCGCAGCCCACGACGGCGACCCGGGTGAGCTCGCCCTTGAACGCGGCGGTGGCGAGCTGGAGCTGCGCGCGGAAGCGGTCGAGCGGATCGTCGGTGCCGTAGAGCGGGTTGTCGGCCGGGGCGGGCGGCTGGGCGGCCTCGAGCTGCGGGGCCAGGCCGACGACGCGCTCGTGCCGCGCGGTCAGCTCCTCGATGGACGCGAGGTAGGTCTCGAGCTTCGCGCGCTCGGCGCTGTTGCCCGGGAACGCGCCCAGGGTGGCGTCCACGTCGCGGCTCGCGAAGTCGAGGAGCGAGCGGCGCTTCATGAAGCTCGCGCGCCCCTCCGCCGAGCCGACGGAGCCGAAGAGCGCGGCGTACGCGGCGGTGGGCTGGAGGATGAGCGGCGCCGCGCGCCCGCGGTCGAACGCGCAGGTGCCGAAGTCGAGCGGCTCACCCTGGCTCTGCGAGACGCCGAGCCGCACCGCGTCGTAGGGCGTGGCGCCGCGGACCTGCGCGAGCGAGGCGAGGTACGCGTCGATGGTCTGGCCGCCGGGCACGCCGGCGATGGTGCGGGCCGAGGAGAGCGCGCCGTGGAAGGCGGAGTGGCCGCCGCCCGCGATGCGCGAGGAGAGCCCGAGCACGACGGCGGTCTGGGCCGCGACCGCGGGGTCGGCCGCGATGGCGGCCATGGCGGGCGCGGTGTCGAAGGAGCTCCCCTCGACGACCATCGGCGACTCGTGCGCGTAGCGGCGGTACCACCAGCGCGCGTCGCCGAGCGGCTCGCTCATCGACGCGTCGAGCGAGGCGCGCGCCTCGTCCGCGAGCACGGTGATCGGCTCGTAGCCGTTGCCCTCCACCACGAAGACGAAGCGGCACGGCGGCGTCTCGCCGGCTCGTGCGAAGCGAGAGAGCAGCGGGCCGAGCAGGGTCGCGCCCGCGCCCCCGACGCCGATCGCGCGGAGCCAGTCGCGGCGCTTCACGGGGCACCTCCTTCCGCGACGGTCCGGTAGAGGAAGGAGTCGCTCGTCACGAGCGCCTCGAGCATGTCGAAGAAGGAGCCGCCCTCGAAGGCGGTCTCCATCGCGGTCAGCGTGCACGCGTCGGCGAGGGTCTCGTCGCGGCCCATGAAGTAGCGGAAGACGTGCCGAATGAAGCAGCGCCGCGCGTAGGGCGAGTCGGCGAGCATGCGGGTCAGGGCGATGGCGTCGTCCACCTCGCCCTCGAGGGACGGATCCGGCGCGACGTCGATGACGCTGTGACCCGTCGGCGGCTGCCCGTGGTCGTCCGCCCGGGGGAAGCCCGCGTGGTTGTAGGTCTCGAACGGCATGCCGAGCGAGTTCATCAAGCGATGGCAACCCATGCACGTGTCGTTGCGCTCGATGCTCATCTCGACCCGGTCGCGCGCGCGCAGCTCCGGGGCGCTGGGGATGAGCTGCGCTTCGACGCGGACCAGGTCGAGCCCGGGTACGGTCTCGCAGTAGAGGTGCTCGCGGATCCAGCGGCCGCGCCGGATCGCGCTGCCGTCGTCCTCGAAGTTGCCGCCGTGCGCCGAGAGCCAGGCGGGGTGGGTGAGCACGCCCGCGCGCGCGTCCTCGGGCATCGTGACCCAGCGGCCCTCCTGGGTCGCGGGCACGTTCGACTCCATGCCGTAGACGCGGTGGTGCGAGACGGTGTTGTTGCTGATGCTGCCCGCGCAGAGACCGACGTCCGCCTGACAGCGGGTGAAGCCCATCTCGGTGCAGTCGTCCGAGCTGGCGCAGGAGACCCCGTTCGTGTCGGCGAGGTTCGAGGGGAGCCGCCAGGTGCGCGTCGTGAGGAGCGCGCGGTAGACGTCGCCGCCGCCCGTCTCCGCGTCGAGCACCGCGCGCGCGATGGTGTCGTCGAGCTGCTGGACGAGGTTGGACTCGTAGCCGTAGTAGCCGCCCTGGAGGTTCGAGTAGCTGCGGTCGACGCTCGAGACGCCCTCCCACGCGCTGGTGGCCGACGGCGTGTCCTTGAAGACCGTGATCGCGTCGGCGTAGTCGAAGAACTCGCGGAAGAAGCCGGCGACGCGCGGCGCGAGCCAGTGCTCTCCGCGCGAGGGCGTGTCGCGGCCGTCGTAGTCGGTGGCCAGATCGCGCCGGTCGACGTCGACGCCGCCTCGGTAGGTGCGCAGCAGCGTGCGCATCACCTCGGCGTCCTGGATGGAGCCGTCGTCGGCCGCGAGGCGGATCTGACCGAGCCAGCCGTGCTCGGGCATCGAGCCGTCCGGGTCTCCAGGGCGGTCGTCGCCCCAGTTCGGGATCGAGGAGCCAGGCGGGTGCGTGCTGAGGACGGCGCCGAGCGAGAGCGCCAGCTCGTCATCGGTGAGGCGACGGCGACCGTCCGCGTCGGGCGCCCCGCCGAGCTCCGGGCGGAAGAGCGCGCCGCTCGCGAGCCACGCCGCGGAGGCCACGTGCTGCAAGGTCTCGGGCCGCTCGGCGGGGTCGGTCTCCGCCGCGAGGCTCTCCACCAAGAAGGCGCGAAGCCGCGCGCGCTCGCCGTCGCTCGGGGCGCGGAACAGGGTCCCCACGCGCAGGAGCTTGTCGACGTAGTAGTCGACGCACGCGTCGTCGGGCTCGGCGTCCGAGAACATGCAGCGCAGCTCGCCGTCCGCGTAGGTCGCGTACTGCCGCGGGTGCACGTCGCGCGCGCGCCAGAAGCGGGACGCCTCGGGCACCACGAGCAGGTAGAGGTCGAGCGTGGCCGGGTCGATGGTCACGCCCTCGGCGTAGGTGGAGTAGTCACCCTCGGGCGCGTGGAAGGGGTTGTCGTGCGCGGTCGAGCCGAGCGTCTGCCCGGCGCTGTGGGTCCAGGCCGCGCGCTCCACGCGGCGCAGGCGCGCGGGGGAGCCGACGGCGGGGTCGGTGCAGGTGAAGAGCGCGCCCGGGTCGAGCGTGTTCGGGTCCACGGGGATCGGCTCGACCGGCGGCTCACCGTCGCACTGGCTCGGCGCGCCCGCCTCGATCCACGCACGAATCGTGGACACGGCGTCGATGGGCTCGTCGGTGCCGATCGGCATCAGCCGTCCGCCGTCTTCGCCCTGGGTGCCGGAGACCTTGCGGAAGAGGAAGCTCGCCTCGGGGTCGTTCGCGACGACGAGCGTCTGCCCGTCCATCACGCGACTGGGAGCGCCGACGAGGGTGCGCATGCCCTCCCGGCTGAGGTCCGGGTACTGGCCGCCGGGCACGTGGCAGGCGCCGCTGACCGCGCAGCTGGTGGCGAAGACGCGGACCGCGGGGAAGAGGTCCTCGCAGCCCTCCGGGATCTCGCCCGCGTCGGGCGCCCCGGGCCGGAGCGGCTCGAGCCCGTCGTCGCAGCCGACGAAGGCGAGCAGGACGGCCAGCGCCGACGCGAAACGCATCCTCATGGGATACCACGGACGCGCGGATCAACGGTACGGCGACGACTCGGGCTCGGGCTTCACGACCAGCCGCGTCTGCAGCGGGAAGGCGCCGTTCGCGGGCATCGACACCACCGTGCACGCGATCACGCGCCCGAGCAGGGTGCGCTCGAGCCGCAGCGTGTCCGGCGGCTCCTCGAGCAGCTGCGACAGCTCGCGCACGCCGTCGTCGCCCATCGCGTGGAGCGCCCAGCCAGGCGCGTGGAGGATCTCGGTGTCGAGGTCTTCGATCACCGGCTGCTTGGGTCGGCGCAGCATCGGCCCCGCGCCGCCGCGCGGCGTCAGATACCAGCGGATCCGCACGCGGTGGCCCACGGGGATGGCGCACGAGAAGTGAAGCCGGATGACCTCCACGTCATGATCGTAGCGGGAAACTTGGGAGGCGGAGAGCGGCGGATCAGGATGCGCGGAAGGTGAGCCAGCCCGGGAAGAAGCCGTCGTTCTGGGACGCGTTCCGCGATCCGCGGCTCGCGTTGATGATCGGGCTCGGCTTCTCGTCGGGGCTGCCGAACCCGCTGACGGGCAGCACGATGACCGCGTGGCTCGCGACCTACCAGGTCGACATGGCCACCATCGGGCTCTTCGGGCTCGTGCACCTGCCGTTCAATTTCAAGTTCGTCTGGGCGCCCGTGATGGACCGCTTCTCGCTCTTCTGGGGCGGGCGGCGGCGCGGCTGGATGCTCCTGACGCAGCTGGTGATCCTGGTCAGCGTCGGCGTGATGGGCAGCTTCGACCCCGCGGCCGCGCCGTGGATGGTGGCCGGGCTCGCCTTCTGGACCGCGTTCTTCAGCGCGTCGCAGGACATCGCCATCGACGCCTACCGGACGGATCTCCTGCCCAAGGAGGAGCGCGCGAGCGGCACCGCGATCTTCGTCGCCGCGTATCGGGGCGCGCTCATCGCGGCCGGCGCGGGCGCGCTCATCCTCAGCGACTACGTGCCCTGGTCGACGGTCTACTGGATCCTCGCGGGGCTGATGGGCGTCGGCATCCTCACCACGCTCCTGTCGCCCGAAGCAGAGGTGCAGGCGAAGGCGCCCGAGAGCCTCTTCGCCGCGGTGTGGGGGCCCATCGAGGAGGTGGTGACCCGGCGCGACATCGTCGTCTACCTCGCGATCATCATGCTCTACAAAGCCGGTGACGTGGTCGCCGGCCACTTCCTCATCCCGTTCCTGATGGACACCGGCTTCTCGCGGAGCGAGGTCGGCGCCGTCTTCAAGGGCCTCGGCCTCGCGGCGACGATCGTCGGCTCGCTCCTCGGCGGCGGCCTGGTCGCGAAGTGGGGGCTGCGACGCGCGCTGATCGTCTTCGGGATCGCGCAGGCGATAGCCAACCTCTTCTACTGCTGGCTCGCGTACGTCGGGAAAGACTACGCGCTCATGACGGTCGCCATCACGGTCGACCACCTCCTCAACGGCATGGGCACGGCGGCCTTCGTCGCCTTCCTCATGACGCTCTGCAACAAGCGCTTCACGGCGATGCAGTACGCCCTCTTCTCGAGCCTGATGACGGTGCCGGGCCGCGTGCTGGGCGGCTTCTCGGGCTTCCTGCAGGAGAGCGTCGGCTGGCCTGGCTTCTTCCTGACCACGATCTTCCTGGCCGCGCCCGCGGTGCTGCTGCTGACCCAGGTGGAGATCCGCGAGGGCGACGCCGAGGCGCGCGGCTCCGACTTCGTCGGGGGCCTGTTGATCGGAGCGGTGGGCGGCTTCCCCGGCCTCGGGCTCGC from Sandaracinaceae bacterium encodes the following:
- a CDS encoding DUF1552 domain-containing protein produces the protein MKRRDWLRAIGVGGAGATLLGPLLSRFARAGETPPCRFVFVVEGNGYEPITVLADEARASLDASMSEPLGDARWWYRRYAHESPMVVEGSSFDTAPAMAAIAADPAVAAQTAVVLGLSSRIAGGGHSAFHGALSSARTIAGVPGGQTIDAYLASLAQVRGATPYDAVRLGVSQSQGEPLDFGTCAFDRGRAAPLILQPTAAYAALFGSVGSAEGRASFMKRRSLLDFASRDVDATLGAFPGNSAERAKLETYLASIEELTARHERVVGLAPQLEAAQPPAPADNPLYGTDDPLDRFRAQLQLATAAFKGELTRVAVVGCGTGGAFSLLYPTVNASVARHDMQHGSASDAGLRANVHEVARLQLEAIAAMASELAATPETGADGSMLDHTLIVYLGDNGEQHHSTASEFPIVLIGGRALGLSTGGRTLVYPGLSSDNHRQLSNLWNTLGHLAGMDLNEFGSEGPSRRAPGPLSELLA
- a CDS encoding DUF1588 domain-containing protein; the protein is MRFASALAVLLAFVGCDDGLEPLRPGAPDAGEIPEGCEDLFPAVRVFATSCAVSGACHVPGGQYPDLSREGMRTLVGAPSRVMDGQTLVVANDPEASFLFRKVSGTQGEDGGRLMPIGTDEPIDAVSTIRAWIEAGAPSQCDGEPPVEPIPVDPNTLDPGALFTCTDPAVGSPARLRRVERAAWTHSAGQTLGSTAHDNPFHAPEGDYSTYAEGVTIDPATLDLYLLVVPEASRFWRARDVHPRQYATYADGELRCMFSDAEPDDACVDYYVDKLLRVGTLFRAPSDGERARLRAFLVESLAAETDPAERPETLQHVASAAWLASGALFRPELGGAPDADGRRRLTDDELALSLGAVLSTHPPGSSIPNWGDDRPGDPDGSMPEHGWLGQIRLAADDGSIQDAEVMRTLLRTYRGGVDVDRRDLATDYDGRDTPSRGEHWLAPRVAGFFREFFDYADAITVFKDTPSATSAWEGVSSVDRSYSNLQGGYYGYESNLVQQLDDTIARAVLDAETGGGDVYRALLTTRTWRLPSNLADTNGVSCASSDDCTEMGFTRCQADVGLCAGSISNNTVSHHRVYGMESNVPATQEGRWVTMPEDARAGVLTHPAWLSAHGGNFEDDGSAIRRGRWIREHLYCETVPGLDLVRVEAQLIPSAPELRARDRVEMSIERNDTCMGCHRLMNSLGMPFETYNHAGFPRADDHGQPPTGHSVIDVAPDPSLEGEVDDAIALTRMLADSPYARRCFIRHVFRYFMGRDETLADACTLTAMETAFEGGSFFDMLEALVTSDSFLYRTVAEGGAP
- a CDS encoding AmpG family muropeptide MFS transporter gives rise to the protein MSQPGKKPSFWDAFRDPRLALMIGLGFSSGLPNPLTGSTMTAWLATYQVDMATIGLFGLVHLPFNFKFVWAPVMDRFSLFWGGRRRGWMLLTQLVILVSVGVMGSFDPAAAPWMVAGLAFWTAFFSASQDIAIDAYRTDLLPKEERASGTAIFVAAYRGALIAAGAGALILSDYVPWSTVYWILAGLMGVGILTTLLSPEAEVQAKAPESLFAAVWGPIEEVVTRRDIVVYLAIIMLYKAGDVVAGHFLIPFLMDTGFSRSEVGAVFKGLGLAATIVGSLLGGGLVAKWGLRRALIVFGIAQAIANLFYCWLAYVGKDYALMTVAITVDHLLNGMGTAAFVAFLMTLCNKRFTAMQYALFSSLMTVPGRVLGGFSGFLQESVGWPGFFLTTIFLAAPAVLLLTQVEIREGDAEARGSDFVGGLLIGAVGGFPGLGLAYLAKARPRLLRGAAIAATVQLAALSLAGAALWWWA